Proteins encoded in a region of the Myxococcales bacterium genome:
- a CDS encoding DUF2255 family protein: MRSNSKHSAGRSSALTRVSLLIGFWIAGCATPPVASVPVDWNAVDDWSVHVVTEDADGDLRVARIWIVVLDGAGVIRTQQSRWWKNIQRGSFCRIRFDGREFPVDVEVLTDLAVRRRVDIAFAEKYGWQERMVIASDRAATDDHYMLLTAKGS; this comes from the coding sequence GTGAGATCGAACTCGAAACATTCCGCAGGGCGTTCGAGCGCGCTCACACGGGTGTCGTTGCTGATCGGCTTCTGGATCGCGGGGTGCGCAACGCCACCTGTCGCCTCGGTCCCCGTGGATTGGAACGCTGTCGACGATTGGTCGGTTCACGTCGTCACCGAAGACGCCGATGGCGATCTGCGGGTCGCACGCATCTGGATTGTGGTGCTCGATGGCGCGGGAGTCATCCGAACTCAGCAGAGCCGCTGGTGGAAGAACATCCAACGCGGCTCATTCTGTCGCATTCGCTTCGACGGTCGCGAGTTTCCCGTTGACGTAGAAGTGTTGACCGATCTGGCGGTTCGCCGTCGCGTAGATATCGCCTTTGCCGAGAAATACGGATGGCAAGAACGAATGGTGATCGCCAGCGACCGAGCCGCGACAGACGACCACTACATGCTCCTCACGGCCAAGGGGAGCTAG
- a CDS encoding NfeD family protein produces MLWWHWMVLGSVFLGAEIVVDAEFYLVFLGVSALLVGLLGTTSVALPIWGQWLLFAGVSVANLVIFRAKVYKKIRGQVPDRVEGVDGEIALVSEEIPPGEMGSAKLRGADWQARNIGSEPLAAGSRAIVQRTNGLVLELRAEP; encoded by the coding sequence ATGCTTTGGTGGCATTGGATGGTCCTGGGGAGTGTTTTCCTGGGCGCTGAGATTGTAGTGGATGCCGAGTTCTACCTGGTCTTTCTAGGCGTGTCCGCATTGCTCGTAGGCTTGTTGGGAACGACCTCGGTCGCTCTGCCGATATGGGGTCAGTGGTTGCTCTTTGCCGGGGTCTCGGTGGCCAATCTGGTCATTTTTCGAGCGAAGGTCTACAAAAAGATTCGAGGGCAGGTTCCTGACCGGGTAGAAGGAGTCGATGGTGAAATCGCTCTGGTCAGTGAAGAAATTCCTCCCGGCGAAATGGGCAGCGCCAAGCTCCGAGGCGCAGACTGGCAAGCTCGCAATATCGGAAGCGAGCCCCTCGCAGCCGGCAGCCGAGCCATCGTTCAGCGGACCAACGGCCTCGTCCTCGAACTTCGTGCCGAGCCCTGA